A region from the Sutcliffiella horikoshii genome encodes:
- a CDS encoding GNAT family N-acetyltransferase: MKNHIFESERLILRVLDSGDVQYLKRIWGDEEVMGLCLGATSHEKLPNIIEFYKKCEVDKGLSVYAVVEKYSGNVIGTAGFNVADSLEKVELIYHFVKESWGKGYASEAARACLEIAKRNHAVRCVFASVDAANKNSLKVLEKIGFEYKGMKWFEDTQQEEPYYEQTLT; this comes from the coding sequence ATGAAAAATCATATTTTTGAATCTGAACGATTGATATTAAGAGTTTTAGATAGTGGAGATGTACAGTACCTTAAGAGAATTTGGGGGGATGAAGAAGTTATGGGGCTCTGTTTAGGTGCCACTTCTCACGAAAAACTCCCCAATATAATTGAATTTTACAAGAAGTGTGAAGTAGACAAGGGCTTATCAGTGTATGCGGTTGTTGAAAAATATTCTGGAAATGTCATTGGCACTGCAGGCTTCAATGTGGCAGATTCCTTAGAGAAAGTGGAGCTTATTTATCATTTTGTTAAAGAGTCTTGGGGAAAGGGCTATGCTTCAGAAGCCGCTAGGGCGTGCTTGGAAATCGCAAAACGTAACCATGCAGTAAGATGTGTCTTTGCTTCTGTAGATGCAGCCAATAAGAATTCCTTAAAGGTATTAGAAAAAATAGGGTTTGAGTATAAGGGAATGAAGTGGTTTGAGGATACTCAACAAGAGGAGCCTTATTACGAACAAACGCTGACGTAA
- a CDS encoding YdhK family protein → MKKRKLLGALTMAAAITLSGCAAGDNEEAAPNNNQANNAEEEESHDGGHGDHSGMDMSGSGEVPEGLKEKENPTFEVGSTATITEAHMPGMEGAEATIVGAYETTVYSISYDPTDGGERVEDHKWIIHEEVKDAQEEPYEVGDEVEVDADHMEGMQGATATIDSAEETTVYMVDFTLTDSGEEVTNHKWVTESELSKEE, encoded by the coding sequence ATGAAAAAAAGAAAGCTATTAGGAGCACTAACCATGGCAGCGGCCATCACATTATCCGGCTGTGCAGCAGGTGATAATGAAGAGGCAGCGCCAAACAATAATCAAGCAAATAATGCAGAAGAAGAAGAATCCCATGATGGTGGACACGGTGATCACTCTGGCATGGATATGTCCGGTTCAGGTGAGGTTCCTGAAGGGTTGAAAGAAAAAGAAAATCCAACTTTTGAAGTAGGCAGCACTGCTACCATTACAGAAGCTCATATGCCTGGTATGGAAGGTGCAGAGGCAACCATTGTAGGAGCCTATGAAACAACGGTCTACTCCATTTCATATGACCCGACAGATGGCGGGGAACGAGTGGAAGATCATAAGTGGATTATCCATGAGGAAGTAAAGGATGCTCAAGAAGAGCCATATGAAGTTGGCGATGAAGTAGAAGTGGACGCGGATCATATGGAGGGCATGCAAGGAGCTACTGCAACGATCGACTCTGCGGAAGAAACTACGGTTTATATGGTGGACTTTACCCTCACTGACAGCGGAGAAGAAGTGACGAATCATAAATGGGTGACCGAGAGTGAGTTGTCAAAAGAAGAATAG
- a CDS encoding ABC transporter substrate-binding protein, giving the protein MNDRYITLRANLHHYKGNHCYEVKLEDLDGIWFCTRKNSKRILKKLERAGQLKYQPGRGRGNASQITYPIEFQQEMDTYIEECVNRGDLESIAQVLRVPIPEQWVMNFSLEIRQLLGLKRDETVSRDVLHTFRARDITTLDPLRVSVSLETHLIEYLGDTLVRYNREDDCFDPHIAHHFDVANNNRIWTFYLRKAVAFHHGGIVTSRDIAHTINRMKNSQHSYSWLARNITKIKCSHPYKVEIHLAEPNPFFLRYLSAPHFCILPEDIEFNEYQWIGTGPFRLKERTEHKLVLMANDVYFKERPLIDEIHFYKVTHEAAKIVYLSNKEEVDKIEPRKHKIKDAGIRLLSFNLLRSNVVKQHSFREAIYHIFNVRKMAKELEWEVLEARSFEIEKAGPQLRDLSKIPYLLKISGYKGEALNLYHFVNQHAVVEAEWLKKEASKYEILLNLHPITFQEFTENGTEHDIDLLIMGLSLSFDKHLAFSYAFRNKALLFNRLFDRKIDRYIQEMLTAFELTEERTRRDEIMEEMEQYLQKEHAIIFLYHPIVTRALDPIIQDVESNSFGHLDFRKLWVRS; this is encoded by the coding sequence ATGAATGATCGATATATCACACTGAGGGCCAATCTTCATCATTACAAAGGAAATCATTGTTATGAAGTAAAACTGGAGGACCTGGATGGTATTTGGTTCTGTACGAGAAAGAATTCCAAGCGGATTCTAAAAAAACTCGAGAGAGCCGGACAACTCAAGTATCAGCCTGGCAGGGGAAGAGGAAATGCTTCTCAAATCACCTACCCAATTGAGTTCCAACAAGAGATGGATACGTACATAGAAGAGTGTGTAAATAGGGGTGATTTAGAAAGTATAGCTCAAGTTCTGCGGGTACCAATTCCAGAGCAGTGGGTGATGAATTTCTCTTTAGAGATACGTCAACTTCTGGGATTGAAGCGTGATGAAACGGTCTCAAGGGATGTTTTGCATACCTTTAGAGCTCGGGACATCACAACCTTGGACCCATTACGTGTTTCGGTATCATTAGAAACCCATCTTATTGAATATCTGGGTGATACACTTGTACGTTATAACAGGGAAGATGATTGTTTCGACCCTCATATTGCACATCATTTTGATGTAGCAAATAATAATAGAATATGGACATTTTATTTACGTAAAGCGGTAGCTTTTCATCATGGTGGGATTGTGACGAGCAGGGATATCGCGCATACAATCAACCGGATGAAAAACAGTCAGCATTCATACTCTTGGCTAGCAAGGAATATTACCAAGATTAAGTGTTCCCACCCATATAAGGTGGAGATTCACCTAGCGGAACCGAATCCATTCTTCTTGCGGTATCTGTCTGCTCCGCATTTTTGCATCCTACCAGAAGATATAGAATTTAATGAATATCAATGGATTGGCACTGGACCTTTTCGACTAAAGGAAAGAACGGAGCACAAGTTAGTGTTGATGGCTAATGATGTCTATTTCAAAGAGCGGCCGCTTATAGATGAAATTCACTTTTACAAAGTAACTCATGAGGCTGCTAAAATTGTCTATCTATCCAACAAAGAAGAAGTGGACAAGATTGAACCTAGAAAGCATAAAATTAAAGATGCAGGAATACGATTGCTTTCCTTTAACCTTTTACGCTCTAATGTTGTTAAACAGCATTCATTTAGAGAAGCAATCTACCATATTTTTAATGTGAGAAAGATGGCTAAAGAACTCGAGTGGGAGGTATTGGAAGCTAGAAGTTTTGAAATCGAGAAGGCTGGGCCGCAGCTTAGGGACCTTAGCAAAATTCCATATTTATTAAAAATTTCGGGATATAAGGGAGAGGCCTTGAATCTGTATCATTTTGTAAACCAGCATGCAGTTGTGGAAGCGGAGTGGTTGAAAAAAGAGGCATCAAAATACGAAATACTTTTAAATCTCCATCCGATTACTTTTCAAGAATTTACAGAAAATGGAACGGAGCATGACATCGACTTATTAATTATGGGGTTATCTTTGTCCTTTGATAAGCATCTTGCATTTTCCTACGCTTTCCGCAACAAAGCGCTACTGTTCAATAGATTGTTTGATAGGAAGATAGATCGTTATATTCAGGAGATGTTGACGGCTTTTGAGCTAACAGAGGAGCGAACTAGAAGAGACGAAATAATGGAAGAGATGGAGCAGTATCTTCAAAAGGAACATGCCATTATTTTTTTGTATCATCCTATTGTGACAAGGGCACTAGATCCTATTATCCAGGACGTGGAATCCAACTCATTCGGGCACTTGGATTTTCGGAAGCTTTGGGTTAGGAGTTAA
- a CDS encoding ASCH domain-containing protein, protein MNQASLEYWNNYWKDQEKPERVTAWQFGGSPDYLAQLVMDGVKKATCSGYIFYEVENEPLPTTEDYSVVLNSKDEPVAIIKTVDVQIMPMNEVPEEFAISEGEGDRTYQYWWDVHVEFFTKELREIGREYSKDMLLVCERFELVDVKR, encoded by the coding sequence ATGAATCAAGCATCTTTAGAGTACTGGAATAATTATTGGAAAGATCAAGAAAAGCCTGAAAGAGTAACAGCTTGGCAGTTCGGTGGTAGTCCGGACTACTTGGCGCAATTAGTTATGGATGGAGTGAAAAAAGCGACTTGTTCTGGCTATATCTTTTATGAAGTGGAGAATGAACCTCTACCAACAACAGAAGATTACAGTGTTGTTCTGAACAGTAAAGACGAACCTGTAGCCATTATTAAAACGGTGGATGTTCAGATCATGCCGATGAACGAAGTACCAGAAGAATTTGCGATTTCAGAGGGAGAAGGAGACCGAACATACCAATACTGGTGGGACGTTCATGTGGAATTCTTTACTAAGGAATTGCGTGAAATTGGGAGAGAATATTCCAAGGATATGCTCTTGGTTTGTGAGCGATTTGAACTGGTCGATGTAAAAAGATAA
- a CDS encoding MFS transporter gives MFKESIWREQNAILYFTGTALSKLGDKFYIIAIPWLIYELTQSAANMGIMFFVQTLPFIFVSPIAGVLADRFPRRLMMFSSALLQGALAGVIPLMNVLGVLQLWHIYTVGFLIACVGATYSVVNSTVVPQLFKKEKLMKVNATHQFIDTSSVLFGSMLAGILITHIGVYNVLLLDAISFLPIAVSVLFLKFLVKETPIKTKSKSWGQLKAGATFLKNHTLLGPFTLLVLMVNVANGALISMLIYFSREKLLLSSQEVGWVYGGAALVQVAAIAYVNYRGDKGNPIRLMLLNIMVSAVGIMIVAMSWNWQTLLFAIAIQSAPVIMFNVLFKTMRQKLVPSHLFGRVNGLISMLGLGTLPLAGFLTGILAELVDIRVIFFILGMCSFFITWSFRWLSKLTMEYEDKEVESA, from the coding sequence ATGTTTAAAGAGTCCATTTGGCGCGAGCAAAACGCTATTCTTTATTTTACAGGGACTGCACTATCAAAGCTCGGAGATAAGTTCTATATTATTGCCATCCCTTGGCTTATCTACGAACTAACGCAGTCAGCTGCAAACATGGGTATCATGTTTTTCGTTCAAACACTGCCCTTCATATTCGTTTCACCCATTGCGGGAGTGCTTGCAGATCGATTTCCTAGGAGATTAATGATGTTTTCTAGTGCACTTTTACAGGGAGCACTTGCTGGTGTCATCCCACTCATGAATGTGCTGGGAGTATTGCAATTATGGCATATTTATACTGTTGGTTTCCTGATTGCTTGTGTAGGAGCTACCTATTCTGTAGTAAATTCCACGGTGGTACCACAGCTTTTTAAAAAAGAGAAGCTGATGAAGGTCAATGCAACCCACCAATTCATTGACACTTCCTCTGTCCTGTTCGGCAGTATGCTCGCGGGAATTTTAATTACGCATATCGGCGTCTATAACGTTTTACTACTCGATGCAATTTCTTTCTTACCTATTGCAGTGTCGGTTCTATTTCTTAAATTCCTGGTAAAGGAAACGCCTATTAAAACCAAGTCTAAATCCTGGGGGCAATTAAAGGCAGGAGCCACCTTTTTGAAGAACCACACATTACTTGGACCCTTCACTCTTCTTGTCCTTATGGTAAATGTGGCAAATGGGGCATTAATCAGTATGCTTATCTACTTTTCACGTGAAAAACTACTCCTTTCTTCCCAAGAGGTCGGTTGGGTGTATGGAGGTGCAGCCTTAGTCCAGGTAGCTGCCATTGCTTATGTTAATTATAGAGGAGATAAAGGCAATCCTATTCGATTGATGTTGCTCAATATTATGGTTAGTGCGGTTGGAATCATGATTGTCGCTATGAGCTGGAACTGGCAGACACTATTATTTGCAATTGCCATTCAGAGTGCACCTGTCATCATGTTTAATGTTCTTTTTAAAACAATGCGCCAAAAGCTTGTACCTTCTCATCTATTTGGGAGAGTAAATGGGTTAATTTCCATGCTTGGGCTAGGAACCTTGCCTCTAGCGGGGTTTTTGACAGGAATATTAGCCGAATTGGTAGATATACGGGTCATCTTTTTTATACTCGGCATGTGCTCGTTTTTCATAACTTGGAGCTTTAGATGGTTGTCTAAGTTGACTATGGAATATGAGGACAAAGAAGTAGAATCAGCATAA
- a CDS encoding NUDIX domain-containing protein, translated as MPISDYYRKLREKVGTDLLLLPSVAAVIRNEKSEILFQYPRNSEYWSLPAGAIEPGESPAEAVVREVREETGLTIEPINIIGVFGGEKFRHIYANGDQVEYQVTIYECKIVSGTLEAMDGESERLQYFKEDNIPKLALSYPDGVFKANLERGC; from the coding sequence GTGCCTATTTCAGATTATTACCGTAAGTTACGTGAAAAAGTGGGGACCGACCTCCTGCTTCTCCCGAGTGTTGCAGCAGTCATCAGAAATGAAAAATCGGAAATATTGTTTCAATATCCTAGGAACAGTGAGTACTGGAGTTTGCCAGCGGGTGCCATTGAACCAGGAGAATCACCAGCTGAAGCAGTAGTGAGGGAAGTACGGGAAGAAACAGGTCTGACAATAGAGCCGATCAACATCATTGGTGTTTTTGGCGGGGAGAAGTTTCGTCACATTTATGCAAACGGAGATCAAGTAGAATACCAAGTAACCATATATGAGTGCAAAATAGTTAGTGGTACCTTGGAAGCGATGGATGGAGAGTCGGAGAGGTTGCAGTATTTTAAAGAAGACAACATTCCAAAACTCGCGTTGTCGTATCCAGATGGGGTATTTAAAGCAAATTTAGAACGGGGCTGTTAG
- a CDS encoding phosphotransferase family protein, producing MILREPIASGNTADIYLHENQIIKIFKDHLPDTESNYEAQKQRVAFESGLRVPKILDVKKVNGKQSIIMEYVEGKTLGELVTENMDQVGSFLEMSVNIQMEIHAVLTESLVPMRIKLQRQIEAVEGLDEQVKWSLLKKLESMDVEKRLCHGDFHLYNLIKSDDEVFIIDWVDASAGDPRADVCRTYILYCQVSIDIAELYLNLYCEKSGWSRKEILEWAPIIAAARLSENVATEDSDRLMKYIVMEEHN from the coding sequence ATGATCTTAAGGGAGCCAATTGCATCCGGTAATACTGCCGATATTTATTTGCATGAGAACCAAATCATCAAAATTTTCAAGGACCATCTACCAGATACCGAATCAAACTATGAAGCGCAAAAACAAAGGGTTGCCTTTGAAAGCGGTCTGCGCGTGCCTAAAATACTCGATGTCAAAAAAGTAAACGGAAAACAATCCATCATCATGGAATATGTGGAGGGGAAAACACTAGGCGAACTCGTGACAGAGAACATGGATCAAGTAGGGTCTTTTCTGGAAATGTCGGTTAATATTCAGATGGAAATTCATGCGGTGCTTACTGAATCGTTGGTACCTATGCGTATCAAACTGCAGCGGCAAATAGAAGCAGTTGAAGGATTGGATGAGCAAGTAAAATGGTCATTGCTAAAGAAACTGGAGTCGATGGACGTGGAAAAAAGACTCTGCCACGGGGACTTCCACCTCTATAATTTGATAAAATCAGATGATGAGGTTTTCATCATCGATTGGGTCGATGCAAGTGCTGGGGATCCGCGAGCAGACGTATGCCGTACATATATACTTTATTGCCAGGTTTCAATAGACATAGCAGAATTGTATTTGAATCTATATTGCGAGAAAAGTGGTTGGAGCAGAAAAGAAATACTGGAATGGGCACCAATCATTGCGGCAGCGAGACTTTCTGAAAATGTCGCAACGGAAGATTCAGATAGGCTGATGAAATACATAGTAATGGAGGAACATAATTGA
- a CDS encoding NUDIX hydrolase, with protein sequence MDYITHLRSMVGNENVIMVVAGAFVFDSDGKLLLQQRTDNAQWGLPGGFMELGENITDAARREVQEETGLHLEQLELFGIYSGPEYDKTFANGDQVSLVQVLFTCKRYSGELVTSNDESLKNEFFHLDSLRENIFTEHQVFIEDLVTKQILPIVK encoded by the coding sequence GTGGACTACATAACACACCTAAGATCAATGGTAGGCAACGAAAACGTAATAATGGTAGTTGCTGGAGCATTTGTTTTTGACTCAGATGGAAAGCTCCTTTTACAACAACGGACAGATAATGCACAGTGGGGCCTGCCTGGAGGCTTCATGGAGCTTGGTGAGAACATAACTGATGCGGCACGAAGAGAAGTCCAAGAAGAAACTGGTCTCCATTTAGAACAGCTTGAGCTTTTCGGAATCTACTCAGGACCAGAGTATGATAAGACATTCGCAAACGGAGACCAAGTCTCTTTAGTACAAGTACTTTTTACTTGTAAGCGATATAGCGGAGAACTAGTCACAAGTAACGATGAGTCACTAAAAAATGAATTTTTTCATCTAGATAGTTTACGGGAAAATATCTTTACCGAGCATCAAGTATTCATTGAGGATCTTGTGACAAAACAGATCCTCCCCATTGTTAAATAA
- a CDS encoding group-specific protein: MTNKFYIASSFSNIEKVREVSSLLKNKGFIQTYDWTQNERAATLEDLKEIGEKERIAVLEADFLIVLLPAGKGSHIEFGIALGQGKKIYLFSENDDIDNFETTSTFYHLDNVEKIVGTVEELMEKIKQYN; encoded by the coding sequence ATGACCAATAAATTCTACATAGCATCAAGCTTCAGCAATATAGAAAAAGTGCGAGAAGTAAGTAGTCTTCTCAAAAATAAAGGCTTCATCCAAACCTATGATTGGACCCAAAACGAACGCGCCGCCACTTTAGAGGATCTAAAAGAAATCGGCGAGAAGGAACGTATTGCAGTGCTAGAAGCAGACTTTCTCATCGTCTTATTGCCTGCCGGAAAAGGCAGTCATATAGAATTCGGGATTGCCCTTGGTCAAGGAAAGAAAATATATTTGTTTTCCGAGAATGATGATATAGATAACTTTGAAACAACCAGCACATTTTATCATTTAGACAACGTTGAAAAGATTGTGGGGACTGTAGAAGAACTTATGGAGAAGATAAAACAATACAATTGA
- a CDS encoding C40 family peptidase, with product MKRLTAGLALAGVLAFNPVIGHAELGDQTLEPGMYHEDVKELQGILDKKGYFGYSETTTYYGEYTTDAVKKFQADNDLKVNGIAGEETFEALGIESNESNIVEVAKKYEGTPYQWGGETPEEGFDCSGYLNYIFDEAENKDLPRTVKDIYAEGTKVESPAVGDIVFFDIEGNGPSHAGLYIGNGEFIHASSTEGVTTSEIGSSYWKDKYIGAKSY from the coding sequence TTGAAACGATTAACAGCAGGGTTAGCATTAGCAGGTGTATTGGCGTTCAATCCGGTGATCGGTCATGCAGAGCTTGGAGATCAAACGCTCGAACCCGGAATGTATCATGAGGATGTAAAAGAATTACAAGGAATTTTAGATAAAAAAGGATACTTCGGCTATAGCGAAACTACTACATATTATGGAGAATATACAACTGATGCCGTAAAAAAGTTTCAGGCTGATAATGACCTCAAGGTAAATGGTATTGCTGGCGAGGAAACATTTGAAGCGTTAGGTATTGAAAGTAATGAATCAAACATTGTCGAAGTGGCAAAGAAATATGAGGGCACGCCTTACCAGTGGGGTGGGGAAACGCCAGAAGAAGGCTTTGACTGCAGCGGCTACTTAAACTATATCTTTGATGAAGCAGAAAACAAAGACCTTCCACGAACAGTAAAAGACATTTATGCAGAAGGAACGAAAGTAGAGTCACCAGCTGTCGGTGATATTGTATTTTTTGATATTGAAGGAAACGGACCGAGTCATGCCGGTTTATACATTGGTAATGGGGAGTTCATCCACGCATCATCCACAGAAGGCGTGACAACAAGTGAGATTGGAAGTTCCTACTGGAAGGACAAATATATTGGTGCGAAAAGTTACTAA
- a CDS encoding 2OG-Fe(II) oxygenase, with translation MTKDTRDLTVKEQTIFPHVGNKIKTEDREIAIIARMEEPLVVVLANVLSDEECDALIQLSKDKMKRSKVANGMEVDAIRTSSSTFFQEGENELVSRIEKRVSQIMNVPVEHGEGLQILNYQVGQEYKAHFDFFKSSNKPVSNPRISTLVMYLNDVEEGGETYFPKLKLSVSPQKGMAVYFEYFYDNQELNELTLHGGSPVVVGDKWAATQWMRRKKY, from the coding sequence TTGACGAAGGATACAAGAGATTTAACTGTTAAGGAACAGACTATTTTCCCTCATGTTGGCAATAAAATAAAAACAGAAGATAGAGAGATAGCTATCATTGCACGAATGGAAGAGCCGCTTGTTGTTGTACTTGCAAATGTCCTTAGCGATGAGGAATGTGATGCGCTGATTCAATTGTCCAAGGATAAGATGAAGCGTTCAAAAGTTGCTAATGGCATGGAAGTGGATGCTATTAGGACAAGCAGCAGTACTTTTTTCCAAGAAGGCGAAAATGAGCTTGTGTCTCGTATTGAAAAAAGAGTTTCACAGATTATGAATGTACCTGTGGAACATGGGGAAGGTTTACAAATCCTTAACTATCAAGTTGGCCAGGAATATAAAGCGCACTTTGATTTCTTCAAGTCTTCCAACAAGCCGGTAAGCAACCCCCGTATCAGTACACTAGTCATGTACCTGAACGATGTGGAAGAAGGCGGAGAAACGTATTTTCCTAAGCTGAAATTGTCAGTTTCCCCACAAAAGGGAATGGCAGTTTACTTTGAGTATTTTTACGACAATCAAGAACTGAATGAATTGACCTTACACGGCGGATCACCTGTCGTGGTTGGGGATAAATGGGCGGCAACGCAGTGGATGAGAAGGAAGAAATACTAG
- a CDS encoding GNAT family N-acetyltransferase, translating to MKSTGTGYLSIQLRALQVEDFPMVEKWSNDHAFCLANGWEIDRNEDELFSWWHNCVHNHPHDFVRLGVQYESRLIGYADLANINGISAEIGIAIGESKLWGHGVGTEVVKLLMVNATEKFGTEIFDAETHEANTRSKKMLEKLGFTEISRIGSEVYQGIESQLIQFRYNKGE from the coding sequence GTGAAATCTACCGGAACCGGGTACTTGTCTATTCAACTAAGAGCCCTTCAAGTTGAAGATTTTCCTATGGTGGAAAAGTGGAGCAATGATCATGCTTTCTGTCTTGCGAATGGTTGGGAAATTGATAGAAACGAGGATGAACTTTTTTCATGGTGGCACAATTGTGTACATAACCATCCCCATGACTTTGTAAGATTAGGAGTCCAATATGAATCAAGGTTAATTGGCTATGCAGACCTGGCAAACATCAATGGTATTAGCGCTGAGATTGGCATCGCCATAGGGGAAAGTAAATTATGGGGACATGGAGTCGGTACGGAAGTTGTGAAGCTATTAATGGTCAATGCAACCGAAAAGTTTGGCACTGAAATATTTGATGCAGAAACGCATGAAGCTAACACTCGCTCTAAAAAAATGTTAGAAAAACTTGGATTCACCGAGATTAGTAGAATTGGATCTGAAGTATACCAGGGGATAGAAAGTCAGTTGATTCAATTCAGATATAACAAGGGGGAATAA
- a CDS encoding GDSL-type esterase/lipase family protein, whose translation MKIACIGDSLTEGRPGVSFFNILIKKYPDIKFVNLGKAGETVKSLHTRLSKNKLDQDYDLAFLWIGVNDIYSRLLKVQAQPITRNSEEFREFYEHVLELVMQSSKKVVVVSPALIGENINSSNRGLLNLSMIIKEMSQEHKNTTFIDLHQSFTEQLETLRTTDYLSTSVGRLVKDVFFYKSPKRVDRLAEERGLHLTLDGIHLNSKGANIVVDKYSQIIEGFQSNN comes from the coding sequence ATGAAAATCGCATGCATCGGGGACAGTTTAACAGAGGGGAGACCAGGCGTTTCCTTCTTTAACATATTAATAAAGAAATACCCAGACATAAAATTCGTCAATCTTGGAAAGGCTGGCGAAACGGTTAAGAGTTTACATACAAGACTGAGCAAAAATAAATTAGATCAAGATTATGATCTTGCTTTTCTATGGATTGGTGTCAATGATATATACTCAAGACTTTTAAAAGTACAGGCTCAACCCATCACTAGAAATTCAGAAGAGTTCCGGGAATTCTACGAACATGTACTAGAATTAGTCATGCAATCTTCCAAAAAGGTGGTGGTCGTTTCTCCAGCTTTGATTGGGGAAAATATCAATTCTTCGAACAGAGGATTGCTAAATCTTTCTATGATAATAAAAGAAATGTCACAAGAGCATAAGAATACTACATTTATTGATTTGCACCAATCATTTACAGAACAACTAGAAACTTTGCGCACAACAGACTACCTCAGTACAAGCGTAGGAAGGTTAGTAAAGGATGTATTTTTCTATAAAAGTCCGAAGCGTGTAGACCGGCTGGCAGAGGAGCGAGGACTGCATTTAACCCTGGACGGCATCCATCTGAACAGTAAGGGTGCAAATATTGTGGTGGATAAATATAGTCAGATAATAGAAGGGTTTCAATCTAATAACTAG
- a CDS encoding phosphotransferase family protein, with protein sequence MKPIQLEEIPIVIKDYVKDIHSITFPRQGCTSDVGIIQSDNGRYALKRTKTQQFNAWLKKEIMVLRSLNKETSLPVPKVGKFVEVNGQAWALLEYLEGETIRTALTKTHHKGNREELLRNFGKVMSDIHATPCPEALKSEKIWLDDMLDQATYNLQNYGVDGSEDLLEQIKENRPGNRKQTLIHGDLTIDNVLVHNGEVTGIIDWSGGAFGDPRYDVSLAIRPKHHIFEWESDKLCFFEGYGGSILTEGDYEYFINLYEYF encoded by the coding sequence ATGAAGCCAATTCAGCTTGAAGAAATTCCAATTGTAATAAAAGATTATGTGAAAGATATCCATTCCATCACCTTCCCCCGCCAAGGGTGTACATCTGATGTTGGAATCATTCAAAGTGACAACGGGCGATATGCTCTAAAACGAACCAAGACACAACAATTCAATGCGTGGCTAAAGAAAGAGATCATGGTATTAAGAAGCTTGAATAAGGAAACCTCATTGCCCGTTCCGAAAGTTGGAAAATTTGTTGAGGTTAATGGGCAAGCTTGGGCGCTACTTGAGTATTTAGAAGGGGAAACCATCAGGACTGCGTTAACCAAAACCCATCATAAAGGCAATCGTGAAGAGTTGTTAAGAAACTTTGGTAAAGTCATGTCTGATATCCATGCTACCCCGTGTCCGGAAGCCTTAAAGAGCGAGAAAATTTGGTTGGATGATATGCTCGATCAAGCAACATACAATCTTCAAAACTACGGGGTGGATGGTTCGGAAGACTTGTTGGAACAAATCAAGGAAAACCGACCTGGTAATAGAAAACAAACCCTTATCCATGGCGACTTGACGATTGATAATGTATTAGTACATAACGGAGAAGTCACAGGAATCATTGACTGGAGCGGGGGAGCATTTGGCGATCCAAGGTACGATGTATCTTTGGCTATTAGGCCAAAACACCACATCTTTGAGTGGGAATCGGATAAGTTATGCTTTTTTGAAGGGTATGGAGGAAGCATTCTGACTGAAGGGGATTATGAATATTTCATTAACCTTTATGAGTACTTTTAG
- a CDS encoding NUDIX hydrolase: MVQTERVTPKHIISAAAVVLNDKNEVLLIKGPSRGWEMPGGQVEEGESLKDAAIRETKEESGIDVEIVKFCGVFQNVSGSICNTLFLARAVGGTPTTSPESLEVGFYPIEQALEMVTYKNFRERIEYCLKEEMVPFYIEFN; encoded by the coding sequence ATGGTACAAACAGAAAGAGTGACACCAAAACACATCATTTCGGCAGCGGCAGTTGTCCTGAATGACAAGAATGAAGTGCTTCTAATTAAAGGCCCAAGCCGTGGATGGGAGATGCCTGGCGGACAAGTGGAAGAGGGAGAATCACTGAAGGATGCTGCCATCAGGGAAACGAAGGAAGAGTCGGGAATCGATGTGGAAATCGTCAAATTCTGTGGAGTTTTCCAAAACGTCAGTGGCTCCATATGTAACACGCTTTTCTTAGCTAGAGCGGTTGGCGGGACACCTACTACTTCACCTGAGAGCTTGGAAGTTGGTTTTTACCCTATAGAGCAAGCGTTGGAAATGGTAACATATAAGAATTTTAGAGAACGGATTGAATATTGTTTAAAGGAAGAAATGGTTCCGTTTTACATAGAGTTTAATTAA